Proteins found in one Brachyspira murdochii DSM 12563 genomic segment:
- a CDS encoding methyl-accepting chemotaxis protein: MNDKKKKYVLMLKFLLPFAAFIIVMVVALMLYFIPMYEIEFALEIESNMYKNETSVTTWLNYYYSQIEVLASYCKYETDYTQMLDSFKELESIKEEIKNIHFSGTVSYKDGGLLVIVYGDNIEGFDQTTREWYIEAKKDTSKIFISSPYIDAESKETVITVSKGVTLNGTFIGVIGIDISFKKISELLLSNSDSKYYISLEDGQFITYSDNSLLFNKQRTIYTELNAPRLNGSNYAFSIGKSKWTAVYDIPNTPWLLVGNGSSSYLNNKITTLSIIMVVVAIGFLLIQFILVMLNVTPLSQTLDRAIDVIKNMTDKHFNAVFEDKLLNKSDQTGILVNSIQDMQKSLGNSIHSLQDSLNFINNEIDTVADGSTNLSDRTNTQASSLEELSSLIESLSSSLDETNIQSNDAKDMSVKVADATKVGVESSSEIINSMNEISESSKKISEMTKLIQSIAFQTNILALNAAVEAARAGDQGKGFAVVASEIRSLAQNVDETAKNITNTINDALAKVEAGNKAVENSSKILNDIESLAQDMLTKLSSISERAVIEADSINQINVSVRQLNSITGENSNLAEANASSTKEVRTKIEDMVEQINSFKF, translated from the coding sequence ATGAATGATAAGAAAAAGAAGTATGTATTAATGCTTAAATTTTTACTTCCGTTTGCTGCGTTTATAATAGTTATGGTTGTAGCATTGATGTTATATTTTATACCTATGTACGAAATAGAATTTGCCTTAGAGATAGAATCTAATATGTATAAGAATGAAACATCAGTTACTACTTGGCTTAATTATTATTATTCACAAATAGAAGTTTTAGCATCGTATTGTAAATATGAAACAGATTATACTCAAATGCTTGATTCTTTTAAAGAATTAGAAAGTATAAAAGAAGAGATTAAAAATATACATTTCAGCGGAACAGTATCATATAAAGACGGAGGATTATTGGTAATAGTATACGGAGATAATATAGAAGGATTTGACCAAACTACTAGAGAGTGGTATATAGAAGCTAAAAAAGATACTTCTAAAATATTTATTAGCTCCCCGTATATAGACGCTGAAAGTAAAGAAACAGTTATAACTGTATCAAAAGGTGTAACATTAAACGGAACTTTTATAGGAGTAATTGGCATAGATATATCTTTCAAGAAAATATCAGAGCTTTTACTTAGTAATAGTGACAGCAAATATTATATATCATTAGAAGATGGTCAATTTATTACATATTCGGACAATAGTTTGCTTTTTAATAAACAAAGAACTATATATACAGAGCTTAATGCCCCTAGACTTAATGGTTCTAACTATGCTTTTTCTATTGGCAAATCCAAATGGACAGCTGTATATGATATACCAAATACTCCTTGGCTTTTAGTAGGAAATGGAAGTTCATCTTATCTTAATAATAAAATAACTACACTTTCTATTATAATGGTTGTAGTTGCTATAGGATTTTTATTGATTCAGTTTATACTTGTCATGCTGAATGTTACTCCATTATCTCAGACTTTAGATAGAGCTATAGATGTTATTAAAAATATGACAGATAAGCATTTCAATGCTGTATTTGAAGATAAGTTATTAAACAAATCAGACCAAACTGGGATTTTAGTTAATTCTATACAGGATATGCAGAAATCTCTTGGTAACTCTATACATTCTTTGCAGGATTCTCTGAATTTTATTAATAATGAAATAGATACTGTTGCTGACGGAAGTACAAATTTATCCGACAGAACTAACACTCAGGCTTCTTCTCTTGAGGAATTATCCAGTTTGATAGAATCTCTATCATCATCTCTTGATGAAACAAATATTCAGTCTAATGACGCTAAGGATATGAGTGTAAAAGTGGCAGATGCTACAAAAGTAGGGGTAGAATCATCTTCAGAAATTATAAATAGTATGAATGAAATATCTGAATCTAGTAAAAAGATATCAGAGATGACAAAACTTATACAATCTATTGCTTTTCAGACAAATATATTAGCATTAAACGCAGCAGTTGAAGCAGCAAGAGCCGGTGATCAAGGTAAAGGTTTTGCTGTAGTGGCAAGTGAGATACGCTCTTTAGCTCAGAATGTTGATGAAACGGCTAAAAATATTACTAATACTATTAATGATGCTTTAGCTAAAGTAGAGGCCGGAAATAAAGCTGTTGAAAATTCTTCAAAAATACTTAACGATATAGAATCTTTAGCACAGGATATGCTTACTAAATTAAGTTCTATATCTGAAAGAGCAGTTATAGAAGCTGATAGTATAAATCAAATTAATGTTTCTGTAAGACAGCTTAATTCTATTACAGGAGAAAATAGTAATTTAGCAGAGGCAAATGCTAGTTCTACAAAAGAAGTAAGAACAAAAATAGAAGATATGGTTGAACAAATTAATAGTTTTAAATTTTAA
- a CDS encoding peptidylprolyl isomerase: MSSSKKFVPKKKSPVVKTLQWLGVSAVSILLIVYFLVVDTRGSQKTPTIGSVNGTPIYYTSTSPYGRAFKQIEAYYQSLGIQINNEMYQYIEDLAFRRAVSTILLNDVARKNINVSDNFIVEAMKSEFIDTNGVYNEMAYESFIKNSTQAEKLRIEKDLRESILSQTISSELFTSIKINSLDIQKEYKREFTKRDIEMVYIDAAAIVQSNEIAVNDLEKYFTDNKTNFVQADISWIMLESGGVADNLYKTLKDDITLFEKSALEKGLNTNNYKLGYITKMQMPSDDFANKIFSDNKGQKLLEPIYANGYYYIVLVNDIRIPEKYTDVNQNVLKNEYLNANINTLLEAEKTKQAEVLKAAAANINNLQRLNGNGYIRYYRPSQPFSYNQGRLSTVDGTIIPDSSTEAFYNHVFSLQTNTVSDVIKLDNGVAVIKLISEEKPNMTASYTLNSDNMNAIKRQRINNIQIEWENENIAKARVKKHNIR; this comes from the coding sequence ATGTCATCTAGCAAGAAATTTGTACCAAAAAAGAAAAGCCCAGTAGTAAAAACTTTGCAATGGCTTGGAGTATCAGCTGTTTCAATACTTTTGATAGTGTATTTTTTAGTTGTAGATACTAGAGGAAGCCAGAAAACTCCTACTATAGGATCAGTTAATGGAACACCTATATATTACACAAGTACAAGTCCATATGGCAGAGCTTTTAAGCAGATAGAGGCTTATTATCAGAGTTTAGGAATACAGATTAATAATGAAATGTATCAATATATAGAAGATTTAGCATTCAGACGTGCTGTTTCTACTATACTTTTAAATGATGTTGCTAGAAAAAATATTAATGTGAGCGATAATTTTATAGTGGAAGCTATGAAAAGTGAGTTTATAGATACAAATGGAGTCTATAATGAAATGGCTTATGAATCATTTATTAAAAACTCTACTCAGGCAGAAAAATTGAGAATAGAAAAAGATTTGAGAGAGAGTATATTATCACAAACAATTTCTTCTGAGCTTTTTACAAGTATTAAAATAAACTCTCTTGATATTCAAAAAGAATATAAAAGAGAGTTCACTAAAAGAGATATAGAGATGGTTTATATAGATGCTGCTGCAATAGTGCAGTCAAATGAAATAGCAGTTAATGATTTGGAGAAGTATTTTACAGACAATAAAACTAATTTTGTTCAGGCTGATATATCTTGGATAATGCTTGAAAGCGGCGGAGTGGCTGATAACTTATACAAAACTTTAAAAGATGATATAACTTTATTTGAAAAAAGTGCTTTAGAAAAAGGACTTAATACTAATAATTATAAATTAGGCTATATTACAAAAATGCAGATGCCTTCAGATGATTTTGCAAATAAAATATTTTCCGATAATAAAGGACAAAAATTACTTGAGCCTATATATGCAAATGGGTACTATTACATAGTTCTTGTTAATGATATAAGAATACCTGAAAAATATACTGATGTTAATCAAAATGTATTAAAAAATGAGTATTTAAATGCTAATATTAACACTCTTTTAGAAGCTGAAAAAACTAAACAGGCAGAAGTATTAAAGGCAGCAGCTGCTAATATTAATAATCTTCAAAGATTAAATGGAAACGGATATATAAGATATTACAGACCTTCTCAGCCTTTTTCTTATAATCAGGGAAGACTTAGTACAGTTGACGGAACTATTATACCTGATTCTTCTACAGAAGCTTTTTATAATCATGTATTTTCTCTTCAAACTAATACTGTAAGCGATGTTATAAAACTTGATAACGGAGTTGCTGTAATAAAATTAATATCTGAAGAAAAACCTAATATGACTGCTTCATATACTTTAAATTCTGACAATATGAATGCTATTAAAAGACAGAGAATTAATAATATTCAAATAGAGTGGGAAAATGAGAATATAGCAAAAGCTAGAGTAAAAAAACATAATATAAGATAA
- a CDS encoding DMT family protein, with translation MKALITILLLIMSNTFMTFAWYGHLKFSQIKGFEKLSLPIIILISWGIALFEYCFQVPANRIGFSGNGGPFSLMQLKVMQEVITLTIFTIFTVVFFKTETLRLNHFIGFLCLILAVFFIFKK, from the coding sequence ATGAAAGCCCTAATTACTATATTACTTCTTATTATGTCAAATACATTCATGACATTTGCTTGGTACGGACATTTAAAATTCAGTCAAATAAAAGGATTTGAAAAACTATCACTGCCTATCATAATATTAATAAGCTGGGGAATAGCATTATTTGAATACTGTTTTCAGGTTCCTGCAAATAGAATAGGATTTTCTGGAAACGGCGGACCTTTCTCACTTATGCAGTTAAAAGTAATGCAGGAAGTTATAACTTTAACAATATTCACAATATTTACCGTTGTATTTTTTAAAACAGAAACTTTAAGATTAAATCATTTTATAGGTTTTTTGTGTTTGATATTAGCCGTATTTTTTATATTTAAAAAGTAG
- a CDS encoding efflux RND transporter permease subunit, translating to MSKLIEIVVKRPVTILMVIVSILILGLISLSRLSIDFMPNMQIPYISIYTRYKNSGPEEIEKSVTKIVEGAVATVNNIKNITSTSMEDFSNVLVEFNWGTDLTEATEDIREALEQVTDLLPDNADKPVIRKFDMDDTSLMEVAVYGIDDQSTLYNIADNQIAPQIKQAKGVAQAKVMGGLKSQIKIDVNLNRLKAYNININEIASALSRDNNNLVGGQADQGFYKYTIRTMGEITSIDDIKNTTITLIKDGENSSVIKVQDLAEVYEGYDDNVNIIRVNGENSISIAVSKESGANTVEVSKNVIKQLEEYNFPDGVKYQIMFNTADSINESISGVLDAAWQGGLFAVIVLMLYMWNIRTVSIIAISIPLSIIVTFTLMYFMKVTLNVISLSGLVLGIGMMVDNSIVVLENIFYYRNNGFGKYSSAINGTSKVSLAISASTFTTIAVFLPFIYLEGMVSQMFRDLCITVTISMIASLLVALLIVPMFGARLVTNKRLKLLGKLEILTNKYIHSNINNIYNKILSFSIKRKLVVLLPSMILVFSVIIFGLKFIGKEGFPRTDEGQFMVLVTMPIGTKYEQTQSFVALMENDIREIIKDDLTRIQSRIRKGSEANSANIRIQLKAKNAGRVGDINEYAERTREKLQLYPARINVILLGSMSSSSGGEAIRIEMLGDDTVQAKELGDRIVSAISNIEGIRGAMVDIDESNRELQVYVNRDIAAKMGLKVNDVARIINTSFAGRTATTITPENSDYTDIDVNVQLENIDRVTIEDVEKISIPVKGVLIPLSSIADIVKSYGPNRIERKDRKRFTVVIANTYGRPLNEIIDEVKEVIKKDVFVPSGISINYGGDFEDMNEAFAQLLQTLILALVLVYAIMASQFESLIAPFVIAFAIPFGFAGSLAALIITNTTLSAYSAIGCIVLIGIVVNNGIVLIDYMNQLMHEKHIKGDEAALIAGQRRLRPVLMTTLTTILGILPMALGIGSGNEMYKPLATALLGGLSVSTLFTLIIVPTIYAAIRNKIPLKDYDQKDRDSANDFALNDAVNNM from the coding sequence ATGAGTAAATTAATAGAAATAGTTGTAAAAAGACCAGTAACCATACTTATGGTAATAGTTTCAATACTTATATTAGGGCTTATTAGTTTATCTAGGCTTTCTATAGACTTTATGCCAAATATGCAGATTCCTTACATAAGCATATATACAAGATATAAAAATTCAGGACCTGAGGAAATAGAAAAATCCGTTACTAAGATAGTTGAAGGAGCTGTTGCCACAGTTAATAATATAAAAAATATAACCTCTACTTCAATGGAAGATTTTTCAAATGTACTAGTAGAGTTTAATTGGGGTACTGATTTAACTGAGGCTACAGAGGATATAAGAGAGGCTTTAGAACAGGTTACAGATTTGCTTCCAGATAATGCAGATAAACCCGTGATAAGAAAATTTGATATGGACGATACTTCATTAATGGAAGTTGCTGTTTACGGTATTGACGACCAGTCTACATTGTATAATATAGCAGATAATCAGATAGCTCCGCAGATAAAACAGGCTAAAGGTGTGGCACAGGCTAAAGTTATGGGAGGATTAAAAAGTCAGATAAAGATTGATGTTAATCTAAACAGATTAAAAGCATATAATATCAATATTAATGAAATAGCTTCTGCATTATCACGCGATAATAATAATCTTGTAGGTGGTCAGGCAGATCAGGGATTTTATAAATACACTATAAGAACTATGGGTGAAATAACTAGTATTGATGATATAAAAAATACTACTATTACTTTAATAAAAGACGGAGAAAATAGTTCTGTAATAAAGGTTCAGGATTTGGCTGAGGTGTATGAGGGTTATGATGATAATGTTAATATTATAAGAGTTAATGGAGAGAACTCAATATCAATAGCAGTAAGTAAAGAGTCTGGAGCCAATACTGTAGAAGTATCAAAAAATGTAATAAAGCAGCTTGAAGAGTATAATTTCCCAGACGGTGTAAAATATCAGATAATGTTTAATACAGCAGACAGCATTAATGAATCTATAAGCGGAGTACTTGATGCCGCTTGGCAGGGAGGACTTTTTGCTGTTATAGTGCTTATGCTTTATATGTGGAATATAAGAACTGTATCTATAATAGCAATATCAATACCGCTTTCTATAATAGTAACTTTTACACTCATGTATTTTATGAAAGTTACTTTAAATGTTATATCGCTTTCCGGTCTTGTTCTTGGAATAGGTATGATGGTAGATAATTCTATAGTTGTGCTTGAAAATATATTTTATTATAGGAATAACGGATTTGGAAAATATTCTTCTGCTATAAACGGTACTTCAAAGGTGTCTCTTGCAATTTCAGCTTCCACTTTTACAACTATTGCTGTATTTTTGCCTTTTATTTATCTTGAAGGTATGGTTAGCCAAATGTTTAGAGATTTATGTATAACAGTTACAATATCAATGATAGCTTCTTTATTAGTTGCTCTTTTGATAGTACCTATGTTTGGGGCGAGACTTGTTACAAATAAGAGATTAAAATTATTAGGCAAATTAGAAATTCTGACTAATAAATACATACACAGCAATATAAACAATATCTATAATAAAATACTTTCTTTTTCTATTAAAAGAAAATTAGTAGTACTTCTTCCTTCTATGATATTAGTATTTTCTGTTATAATATTCGGTTTAAAATTCATAGGTAAGGAAGGCTTTCCAAGAACAGATGAAGGTCAGTTTATGGTTCTGGTAACTATGCCTATAGGTACTAAGTATGAGCAGACACAGTCTTTCGTGGCATTAATGGAAAATGATATAAGAGAAATTATTAAAGATGATTTAACTAGAATTCAGTCAAGAATAAGAAAAGGAAGCGAAGCAAACAGTGCTAATATAAGAATACAATTAAAAGCAAAGAATGCTGGAAGAGTTGGTGATATCAATGAATATGCCGAGAGAACAAGAGAAAAACTTCAATTATACCCTGCTAGGATAAATGTAATATTGTTAGGATCAATGTCTAGTTCTTCAGGCGGAGAGGCTATAAGAATAGAGATGCTTGGAGATGATACAGTTCAGGCTAAAGAGCTTGGAGACAGAATAGTTAGTGCAATATCCAATATAGAAGGTATAAGAGGAGCCATGGTTGATATTGACGAATCAAACAGAGAACTTCAGGTATATGTTAATAGAGATATTGCTGCCAAAATGGGACTTAAAGTTAATGATGTAGCAAGAATAATAAATACCAGTTTTGCAGGAAGAACTGCAACTACAATTACACCTGAAAATTCTGATTATACTGATATAGATGTTAATGTTCAGCTTGAAAATATTGACAGAGTTACTATAGAAGATGTAGAAAAAATAAGCATACCAGTTAAAGGAGTATTAATACCTTTATCTTCAATAGCTGATATAGTAAAAAGTTACGGACCAAATAGAATAGAGCGAAAAGACAGAAAAAGATTTACCGTTGTAATAGCAAATACTTACGGAAGACCTTTGAATGAAATAATAGATGAAGTAAAAGAGGTAATAAAAAAAGATGTATTTGTACCAAGCGGAATATCTATAAATTACGGAGGTGATTTTGAAGATATGAATGAGGCATTTGCTCAGCTTTTACAAACTTTAATATTGGCATTGGTATTAGTGTATGCAATAATGGCTAGTCAGTTTGAATCTTTGATAGCTCCTTTTGTAATAGCATTTGCAATTCCTTTCGGTTTTGCAGGATCACTCGCTGCCCTTATAATAACAAATACTACTTTAAGTGCATACAGTGCTATAGGCTGTATAGTACTTATAGGAATAGTTGTTAATAATGGAATAGTTTTAATTGATTATATGAATCAGCTTATGCATGAAAAGCATATTAAAGGTGATGAGGCTGCTTTGATTGCAGGGCAAAGAAGATTAAGACCTGTACTTATGACTACTTTAACTACTATACTTGGTATACTTCCTATGGCTTTAGGAATCGGAAGCGGTAATGAAATGTACAAGCCTCTTGCTACTGCACTTCTTGGCGGGCTTAGCGTTTCTACATTATTTACTTTAATAATAGTGCCTACAATATATGCTGCTATAAGAAATAAAATACCTCTTAAAGATTATGACCAAAAAGACAGAGACAGTGCTAATGATTTTGCTTTAAATGATGCTGTTAATAATATGTAA
- a CDS encoding sulfurtransferase, translating to MKKFLFLLILILSVLASCSKTETNSNTNQSSVNASPVEKTRVYVNADWVKSVIDGNQPQSSNYVILEASWGDASADYKKAHIPGALHINTDLIEEPEYWNVRTPKEIEQVMKDFGISKDTAVIVYGEPSPAARVATTLLWAGVDEVHVLDGNLKAWTDMGYAASSNTEKAKPIDDVGVIVPAHPEYIISLPEQIIEKQKDPNFKLVSIRSWDEFTGKVSGYSYIERVGEPKGAVWGRDEFDYVDDNGKIISIDEAQKIWNEWGVTKDNEISFYCGTGWRAAIPFLIAYQEGWTNVTLFDGGWYVWQMNPELPVQLGDPRENTNN from the coding sequence ATGAAAAAGTTTTTATTTTTATTAATTCTAATATTGTCTGTATTAGCTTCCTGTTCTAAAACAGAAACTAATTCAAATACTAATCAGTCATCAGTAAATGCTTCCCCTGTTGAAAAGACAAGAGTATATGTAAATGCTGATTGGGTGAAAAGCGTTATAGACGGCAATCAGCCTCAGTCATCTAATTATGTTATTTTAGAAGCTTCTTGGGGAGATGCAAGTGCTGATTATAAAAAAGCCCATATACCGGGTGCATTGCATATAAATACCGATTTGATAGAAGAGCCTGAGTATTGGAATGTAAGAACACCTAAAGAAATAGAACAGGTTATGAAAGATTTTGGCATATCAAAAGATACTGCCGTTATAGTATATGGAGAGCCTTCTCCTGCAGCAAGAGTTGCAACAACTCTTCTTTGGGCTGGTGTTGATGAAGTGCATGTATTAGATGGTAATTTGAAAGCATGGACTGATATGGGTTATGCTGCTTCAAGCAATACTGAAAAAGCTAAGCCTATAGATGATGTTGGAGTTATAGTTCCAGCTCACCCAGAATATATTATATCATTGCCAGAGCAGATAATAGAAAAACAAAAAGATCCTAATTTCAAACTTGTAAGTATAAGAAGTTGGGACGAGTTTACTGGAAAGGTAAGCGGATATAGTTATATAGAAAGAGTAGGGGAGCCTAAAGGAGCTGTTTGGGGAAGAGATGAATTTGATTATGTTGATGATAATGGTAAAATCATAAGTATAGATGAAGCTCAAAAAATATGGAATGAATGGGGCGTAACTAAAGATAATGAAATATCATTCTACTGCGGCACTGGCTGGAGAGCTGCTATACCATTTTTAATAGCTTATCAGGAAGGCTGGACTAATGTAACTTTATTTGACGGCGGCTGGTATGTATGGCAGATGAATCCTGAACTTCCTGTTCAGTTAGGAGACCCTAGAGAAAATACTAATAATTAA
- a CDS encoding LacI family DNA-binding transcriptional regulator, translating into MNDKKITLNYIAKKANVSVATVSRVLNGNSSVDEKIQNKIKKIIKTDGYNLKKTSKAKQIISVIIPDITNPFFANIIEGIENTANLYGYHIILSQFKENKDILNKYFKDITNIGVSGYIIVPSIGSTEYFNDILKKSNAPIVFLDRKVDIENINYVGSDNEIGAYNAAKYLIDLGHKNIIYMAGPEDISTEKERFNGFMKALNDNNIDFDCCKYKKIANFNFDESYMQMKEILKSKLQYTAIFSACDVMCFGIKKAAEEFNISIPNDISLIGYDNIPFSSIIGLTTVSSQAYEMGKNAVLSILNIISERINDNVNIILQPNIVIRNSCKKI; encoded by the coding sequence ATGAACGACAAAAAAATCACTTTAAACTATATAGCTAAAAAAGCAAATGTTTCTGTTGCAACTGTTTCAAGAGTATTAAACGGAAACAGCAGCGTAGATGAAAAAATTCAAAACAAAATAAAAAAAATTATCAAAACTGACGGCTATAATCTAAAAAAAACTTCTAAAGCAAAACAAATAATATCAGTAATTATACCAGATATTACAAATCCTTTTTTTGCAAATATCATTGAAGGAATAGAAAATACTGCAAATCTTTACGGATATCATATAATACTCTCTCAATTTAAAGAAAATAAAGATATATTAAATAAATATTTTAAAGATATAACAAATATTGGAGTATCCGGATACATAATAGTACCTTCCATAGGAAGCACAGAATATTTTAATGACATACTGAAAAAATCAAATGCACCTATAGTATTTTTAGATAGAAAAGTTGATATTGAAAATATAAACTATGTAGGATCTGATAATGAAATTGGGGCTTATAATGCTGCTAAATATTTAATAGATTTGGGGCATAAAAATATTATATATATGGCAGGGCCTGAAGATATAAGCACAGAAAAAGAGAGATTTAACGGATTTATGAAGGCATTAAATGATAATAATATAGATTTTGACTGCTGTAAATATAAAAAAATAGCTAATTTTAATTTTGATGAAAGCTATATGCAGATGAAAGAGATATTAAAATCTAAATTACAATATACGGCAATATTTTCAGCATGCGATGTTATGTGCTTTGGTATAAAAAAAGCTGCTGAAGAATTTAATATATCAATACCAAATGACATATCATTAATAGGTTATGACAATATACCTTTTTCTTCAATAATAGGATTAACAACCGTATCGTCTCAGGCATATGAAATGGGTAAAAATGCTGTACTTTCAATACTTAATATTATAAGCGAAAGAATAAACGATAATGTCAACATAATATTACAGCCTAATATAGTAATCAGAAACTCATGCAAAAAAATATAA
- a CDS encoding BMP family lipoprotein — MLKKLNVLFLISVMTLLSCSNSNSGDKAASGDGKKIRVALVLAGFLGDKSFNDSSYIGAQQAQKDFGVEVKVMESKVPAEWESNLLAMASDNYDLVLGVSTQLQDIINKHASSFPNIKFALIDGVADEGLTNVISSIFAQNEGSFLAGAVAAMFTTNTSIPNVNAEKIVGWVGGMDIPVLADFYTGFKQGVEYIDPQTKILQSFAGTFNDPLKGKELTIAQYSQGADIVMNVASGTGNGVLEASKEQNRYAIGVDLDQDSTYPGHIVTSMLKRVDRATYLAIESVVNNTFNGGEVIYLDIANGGVGLTDMSVLKESLADKFPSYILDEVKNLEEKVKNGEIVVNYYQGFGNPKK, encoded by the coding sequence ATGCTAAAAAAATTAAATGTATTGTTTCTTATTTCAGTTATGACATTATTGTCATGTTCTAATTCTAACAGCGGCGACAAAGCTGCTTCAGGAGATGGTAAAAAAATAAGAGTTGCTTTGGTGTTAGCTGGTTTTTTGGGCGATAAATCATTTAATGACTCTTCATATATAGGAGCTCAGCAGGCACAAAAAGATTTTGGTGTAGAAGTAAAAGTTATGGAATCAAAAGTTCCAGCAGAATGGGAATCAAATTTGCTTGCAATGGCTTCTGATAATTATGATTTGGTATTAGGCGTTTCTACACAATTACAGGATATTATAAATAAACATGCTTCATCTTTTCCAAATATTAAATTTGCTTTAATAGACGGCGTTGCTGATGAAGGTCTTACTAATGTTATCTCTTCAATATTTGCTCAAAATGAAGGTTCTTTTTTAGCTGGTGCTGTAGCTGCTATGTTTACTACTAATACTTCTATCCCTAATGTTAATGCTGAAAAAATAGTAGGCTGGGTAGGAGGAATGGATATACCTGTATTAGCTGATTTTTATACTGGATTTAAACAAGGTGTTGAATATATAGATCCTCAAACTAAAATTTTACAGTCTTTTGCAGGTACATTTAATGATCCGCTTAAAGGTAAAGAATTAACTATAGCTCAGTACAGTCAGGGTGCTGATATAGTAATGAATGTTGCTTCAGGTACTGGAAACGGAGTTTTAGAAGCATCTAAAGAACAAAACAGATATGCTATAGGTGTAGACTTGGATCAGGATTCTACATATCCCGGACATATAGTTACTTCAATGCTTAAAAGAGTTGACAGAGCTACATATCTTGCTATAGAATCAGTTGTAAATAATACTTTTAACGGCGGAGAAGTAATATATCTTGATATTGCTAACGGAGGAGTAGGTTTAACAGATATGAGCGTATTAAAAGAATCTTTAGCAGATAAATTCCCATCATATATACTAGACGAAGTTAAAAACTTAGAAGAAAAAGTAAAAAACGGCGAAATAGTTGTTAATTATTATCAAGGTTTCGGTAATCCAAAAAAATAA